CATTTTTTCTTTTGCCTGAATTTGAAGGCAAAAGAAGTAAATTTATACCTGAACGGGATAGAAATAGGCCATACGATTAATCCTGACAAGGTTATGTTCTATGGGATTCCGGCCAAACTATTAAAATCAGGGAAAAATGTATTATCAATCAGAATGTATGTTACCTGGGGCACTGCAAATATTGGAACATCTGAAAACGATTCATACCTGGTTTCTTCGGACAAGAAAATAAAAATACCCTTGAATAATGAATGGCGGAGCAGCGGAATTATAGAACCGCCTGTGCCCCAGTGGCAAAATTACTATAATCAATTATCAGTTCAGTATAATGCAAGGATTGCCCCCTTAATCCCTTATGCTATCCGCGGAGTGATTTGGTATCAGGGTGAAAACAATGCCGGTAAAGCTAATCAATATCGAATCCTGTTTCCTTTAATGATACAGGATTGGCGGCTGCGTTGGAATGAAGGATATATGCCATTCTTATTCGTTCAGTTACCCAATTACATGGAAAGAAAAGCGGAACCTTCCGAAGAGTCGTGGGCTGAAATGAGAGAAGCACAGACTTTGGCATTGAATTGCCCGAATACAGGAATGGCTTGTACAATAGATATTGGAGAGGCCAACAACATTCATCCCAGGAATAAATCTGATGTCGGCCATAGGCTTTATCTGGCGGCATGTAATATTGCCTATCACGGGAATAACGTTTCTTCCGGACCCGTTTATGACTCAATGAAAATTGAAGGCAATAAGATAAGATTGAAATTTTCATCCTGTGGGAGTGGTTTGGAATCGAAAGACAATAAACTTTTAAAAGGCTTTGCCATTGCAGGCAGCGATCAGAAATTTTACTGGGGTTCTGCATTTATTGAAGGCAACGAGGTGGTTGTTTCATCCCTGAAGGTGAAATTACCGGTAGCTGTCAGATATGGATGGGCCAATAATCCGGATTGTAACCTAAATAACCGGGAAGGATTACCTGCCCCACCTTTCAGAACGGATACCTGGAAATTAAATAATCTATAAGTTTGTTAATTGAAAAATCACTTTAACAGTCAAGATTTTAGCCATTATATTTAATTAACAAAAAGGTACAGTATCCGTCATTACTCAGAAATCCTGCTTAAATTGTTTGCTGCCTGCTGCATCTTTGGTTTATTGCTGCGCCTCTAATTATTTGAAAGCATCTTAAACTGTTTTTTTTCATCCTTTACTTCAATTTTGTACCTTTAAAGTCAGAAAAATGATTTCAGATGTCTCAACTAAAAATATACAAAGCTTCTGCAGGTTCAGGAAAAACGTTTAGATTGACCGGCGAATACCTCAAATTATTATTTGAGAAAAATGGGGAATATTATTCCAACAACCGTTTCCAGCACATACTGGCAGTAACCTTCACCAATAAGGCGACTGCCGAAATGAAACGGAGAATTATTGAAGAACTTTCCCATCTGGCCAGGGGGGAGAAATCTCCTTATCTTGACGATCTGATCAGTCTTACCGGCGAAACTCCCGCTCATATTCAAAAAAAAGCGAACTTCATCCTCAATAGCATTCTGCATACTTATTCCAGATTTTCGGTAGGCACCATTGACAGCTTTTTTCAGAAGATTCTAAGGTCATTTATACGGGAACTGGGACTGCCTGCAGGTTTTGATATTGAACTTGACAGCCAGAAAGTGTTGGAGGAAAGTGTGGACAGACTTCTCTTTAACCTGGAGGAAAATAAGCAACTTAAAAATTGGCTGACGAATTTTGCGGAAGATAAAATTGAAGATGGCAGAAGCTGGAACTTTAGGAATGATTTACTTTCCTTGGGAAAAGAAGTATTTACAGAGGATTTTCAATCACTTGATAACGATACCCTAAGTAAGCTGAGCAATGAAGATGGCCAATTGCTAAGCCGTTATGTAGCTATGCTCCAAAAAGTAAGGCATGATTTTGAAAACGACCTGCAGCAAACAGGCAGTGAGGGCTTAAAAATAATAGCCGATGCCGGACTTAAGATAGAAGATTTTAAAGGAGGGACAAGAAGTTTTATTAAACACTTTCAATATCTGAAAGAGAAAAAGAAGTTTGAACCTACACCAACTACAATTAAATCTGCTGATGATCTGGAACAGTGGTATAAAAAGGATTCTCCCAAAAAGGATATAATTATCGGCGCTTATCATGCAGGTCTTGGTAAAAAACTTATTGATGCCATAAATTATTACAGGGAACATAATCCTTTTTATGTCTCTGCTCTGGAGATTTTGAAATTCATCCACACCCTGGGGATACTTTCTGATATAGACCGGGAAATGCACTCATATTGCAACGATCAGAATATTTTTATGCTGAATGAGGCGGCAGGATTACTTCGCAACATTATAGATGAAAGTGATACCCCTTTCCTATACGAAAAGACAGGAAGTTTTTATCAGCATTTTATGATTGATGAATTTCAGGATACTTCCAACATTCAGTGGGTAGACTTTAAACCGCTCATTGCCAATAGTCTGTCCGACGGGCACGATAATTTAGTGGTGGGTGACGTAAAACAGGCTATTTATCGCTGGCGAAACGGTGACTGGGAACTATTGGCCAACCAGATCAATGATGATTTTCCGCCACAGCAGATTATATCCCTGCCATTAAGTACCAACTGGCGCAGTCGCAGGAACATAGTCGGTTTCAATAATATCTGCTTCAAATATTCGGCCTCCATTCTAGAAGACCAATTTCAGGAACACTGCAATTCTTCTGACAATCACAAGGACGACCTTGTTCATTTTGAAGGTATGATTGGAAAAGCTTATTCAGACCTTGAGCAACAGGTTCCTTCGCGCGACAATCAAAATGGAGGATACGTAAATATTACTTTTTTAGAAGATTCTAAAGAAAACTCCTGGGAAGAAGAAGTGTTAAAACGCCTGCCAAAACTGATCGAACAACTTCAGGATCAGGGATACAATTTGAAAGATATTGCCATACTGGTAAGGAAAAAAGACGAAGGGCAAAAAGTTGTCAATACCCTGCTGGAATATAAGAATTCTGTTGATCTTCAGTCAAAATATAGATATGATGTCGTTTCTAATGAGTCTTTATTTCTGAAAAGCTCATCAGGAGTGAATCTTCTGGTTGCTGTGCTCAGATATTTCAATACTCCTGATGATTACCTGAATCGAGCCTTTCTACTGAATGAATATTGCAGTTATATAAAAGTAGGGGATATCTCTGATCATTCTGAAATTTTTAATGCATCAGAAAGGGAATCCATTCTGAAACAGACTCTTCCAGCTGAATTTTGGGCTGAAGAATTATCCCTCAGGCACAGGTCATTATTTGAGCAGGTTGAGCGAATTATTGCTTTGTTTAGATTAAATGAGCATACTGACGAACTTCCTTTCATCCAGGCATTTGAGGATGAAGTACTGAATTTTGTAAAGCGCTATTCTGGTAATGCTCATGCTTTTCTTGAATGGTGGGACGAAAATGCCGGTTCAAAAACTGTACCTGTTTCTGAAAACCAGGATGCAATCCGCATTTTAACTATCCATAAATCAAAAGGGCTTGAGTTTAAGGTTGTAATTGTTCCTTTTTGTAACTGGATGATTGACAATGACCCGAGAAAAACCAATATCATCTGGTGCCATCCTCATGCAGAGCCTTTTGATCAAATTCCCGTATTGCCTTTAAAGTATTCATCTAAGCTGGCTGAAAGTATTTTTTATAAGGATTATTTTGAAGAACAGATGCATGCTTACATAGATAATTTGAATCTGATGTATGTTGCGTTTACCCGTCCCGAAGATATGCTTTTTGTTTTCTCAAAGAAACCCAAGGAAAAAGATAAGGCTAAAGAAGATAAAACTGACGTGGATACCACGGGAAGTTTATTGTTTGAATCCTTTGGTGAAATTTCCGGTTCTGAAGGTCCGGATGCCAATATCCTAAAATGGAACGGGGAAACAGGTATTTTGGAGGCCGGCAGCTTCTTTTCAAAACCTGGAACAACAAATAAATCAGAGGAAGGACAACATAGCGATATCCTTCTAACGGCCTATCCTTCTGTTGAAATCAGCGGCAGACTTAAGTTAAAGCTACATTCTGACAGCTATTTTGAATGGAATGGAACGCAAAACACAAAAATCAACTATGGAAAGTTGATGCATGAAGTATTTCAGCATATTATCACCACAAAGGATATTGACAACACCTTGAAAAATATGGTGTTTGAGGGTAAACTTTCTGTAACTGAAAGCAATGGTTTGAAGATAAAAATCGATTCCCTTTTTACTGATCCATTGGTTAAAAGTTGGTTTGACGGACAATGGAAGGTAAAAACCGAAGCAGATATCTTATTGAAGAATGATGGATTTGATGAACAAGGGCCAATCCTGTGGAAAGAGCAAAAGAAAATGATTAGACGTCCCGACAGGGTTCTAATTAAAGACAAGGAGGCTGTTGTAATTGACTACAAATTCGGGGATTTGGAAAAAAGTTCATACCTCAATCAGATCAGGCAATATGCAGCTTACCTGGCCCAGATGGGATACAGTCCGGTAAAGGCATATATCTGGTACGTAAACAGGAATAAAGTTGTAGCCGCATGAAACACCCCTGGCAGCAAAATAAACGGTATAATTCCTATTCGGAATATCTAAAACAGACCTTTGGCGAGAAAATACAAAAATTGGCCGTAAATGCAGGTTTTACCTGCCCTAACCGAGATGGAACTGTCGGCCGGGGCGGTTGTTCCTATTGCAACAATGAAGCTTTCAATCCCTCCTATTGTGATCCCTCAAAGTCAGTAAACCAGCAAATTGAGGAAGGCAAAGCTTTTCACCTGAAAAGGAACCGCAGGGCTTCAAAATATCTGGCTTATTTTCAAGCTTATTCCAATACTTATGCACCTTTATCGAGGTTGAAAGGAATATACGACCAGGCAATGTCTGTTCCCGGTATTGTGGGCCTGGTGGTAGGTACCCGCCCTGATTGTGTTGACGCCGAAAAACTCGACTATTTTCAGAGGCTGGCGGAAAATAAATATGTCATGATTGAATATGGCATAGAATCGGGCTACGACAAAACCCTGCAAAGGATCAACCGCGGGCACAGCTTTGCCCAATCAGTCAAAGCCATTGAAGAAACTGCAAAAAGAGGGATTAAAACCGGCGCCCATCTGATTTTTGGCCTGCCTGGCGAAACTCGCGAAGAGATGTTGAATGAAGCAGCCCTTTTTTCTTCCCTTCCATTGGATATTATTAAATTTCACCAGTTGCAGATTGTCAAAAATACTGCAATGGCAATTGAATATGCCCAAAATCCCGGGATGTTCAACCTCTTCAGTCTGGATGATTATTTGGAATTTATGGTATCCTTTGTGGAACAACTTAATCCGGATATTGTGATAGAACGTATTGCCGGTGAGGTACCGCCCCGCTTTCTTGCCGTTCATCCCTGGAAAGGTGTTGTTTATGACCAGATTCTGCAACGCTTTGAATTACTTCTTGAAGAACACAACACCTGGCAAGGTAGATTAGTTCAATAATGTGAATCTGATTGAACAGGATGAATGCTGTCTTGAATTAAGATACCTTCCATAACTATCTGAATTATTGATCCCTTAACCTCAGAATAAACCACCCAAGTGAAAGAAAGAAAAAACAATGGTTTGAGATGGTTTGAAAATGTTTGTTGATTTCCATTTAAATATTCAGTTTGTTAAATTTCGTTAAATAAGAGATTTCTATAATTGATTGTTATAATTTCAAAAATATTTTAACGTTGTAACAATAAAAATTTCCTGTGGGGAAAAAAATCCCAAGGATTTTGTATGTTTTTTAAATTTAACAATGAACTATTTATAATCATTACCCATAAATTTAACTAAAAATGAACAGACTACTAATCTATTCTCTCATCATGGTTGCCATGTTTCCATTATGCAGCTGGATACTAAAGTATTTTTTTAAAAATTCTTTTTGTTACAGAATTGTAATTGTTTCAGTAGTTAATACCATTCTTATAGCCATTTCTGCCTTGCTGGCCGCCGAAGGAGTTTATCAATTATATTGGGCCATTCCTATTTGGATTGCCCTCCTCTGTATCAGCTGCTATTCCTTATTAAAAACGGTAAAGGATCCACTGGAAATCCTGGTTCAAAAAATTGAGCAACTGAGCAATGGGGATATAAGTGTGAATTTTGAAGTAAAACAGAATGACGAAATAGGAAGAATTGGAAAAGCGCTGCGCAATCATATAGCAAAACTCGACGAAGTGATTTTAAATATTCATGATACCACGGAAAGCATGGTAAATGCCAGCAGTGATCTAAGTAATAATTCCCAGCTCATGTCCCAGGGGGCTTCGGAGCAGGCATCCTCCACCGAAGAATTATCTTCTTCCATGGAAGAAATGTTGTCTAATATTCAGCAAAATACTGAAAATTCAAAAAGATCCGAAAAAATTGCCAGTTCCGTTGTGGAAGAGCTTAAATTAACCAGCCGGGCTTTTGAAGAAAGCTTGAAATCCATTAAAGAGATCTCAGAAAAAATCACCATCATCAACGATATTTCCTTTCAGACCAATATTCTTTCCCTCAATGCAGCAGTTGAAGCTGCCAGGGCCGGGGAACATGGAAAAGGATTTGCAGTAGTTGCCGGGGAAGTCAGAAAACTGGCGGAACACAGTAAAACAGCCGCTGACGAAATTCAAAAACTTTCCTCTGAAAGCATCAATAATACTGAGCATTTTACCAATTTATTCAATAAAATCATACCTGACATTTATGAAACCACAAAATTGGTTCAGGAAATAGCAACGGCCAGCGCCGAACAAAATGCAGGAAGCAACCAAATCAACAATGCCATTCAACAACTCAACCAGGTTACCCAGCAAAATGCAGCCTCTTCCGAAGAAATGGCAACTCATTCCGAACAAATGGAATCCCAAGCCAGACAATTGGAGGAAATGGTCTCATTCTTTAAATTAAAAAAAGGGAATAAACCTTTAGCCTTTTCTTCTCCATCTAAAAAAATGCCCAAAGTCTCCTATGAGAATTTAGTTAAAAAGAATAAACAAACGGTTGATACAACAATTTTTTCAAAGGAAAGAGAAAAATATAAAGACGTTAATATCAATCTTTCAAAAAATGACCATCTGGATAAAGATTATGAAAGGTTCTGAAATAAGCTAATTTTTAACAATGATTTACTGTTAATTAGGGAAAATTATATGTGGGATTTTCCCATGAGGCACACTAAAAAAAAGGCCGGAATTATCCGGCCCTAAAACACTAACCCAAATCATTAACTACCTGTAGAAACAAAATATATTGCTTTTCGCTTTTTTCTATTTTTTCAATATTCAAAGATATGCCTTATTTAGATTAATTTCAAATTAAAGCAGGGAGATTTTGATAGATTTTGATAAACATTTCTTTTAAGTAGACAAATGTAACTATTTGATTATCAATCAATTACAAGTATTTGATTTTTATATTTTTAGACTCTGCTCCCCCCTCATCCCAGGCAGGAAAGTACCAATTAAGGAGTACAAAAAAACGATAGAAATAGCAAAATCTATCGTTCCTTTTGTAGAATATTCATCTAAAAATTTAAAACGGTCAAAAAATCAATTGAATTGATGACCAATAAGATAATTTCTAACATAATCCGCAACCCCGTCTTCCAGCGAAGTAAAATCTGCGGTATACCCAATTGAGCGAAGCTTTTCCATTTTGGCTTCTGTAAAATACTGGTATTTGTCACGAATATCAAGAGGAGTATCAATATATTCAATAT
The sequence above is drawn from the Bacteroidota bacterium genome and encodes:
- a CDS encoding sialate O-acetylesterase gives rise to the protein MKNKITASGWRLLLCFLLMEGLLSIQIKAEFKVAGVFGNNAILQQERQIPVWGSATPWAKVEVTFSNISIQTVADAGGKWITYLPAMKADGKSYQLNVRCNQDKITFNNIMLGEVWLASGQSNMEFKVASLLNKEEEAKDANYPDIRFRKVDYVTSVIPFRDIPQDNWVICSPQTVKDFSAVAYLYAKELNLKKGVPVGIISSSWGATSIEAWMSSEVLMTLPDFRQRIIKMDHNSEHWKAFVAKNIKAEHDRDSMAKAANVGLKSHVNGLNYDDSSWKRTLYPLDMGKIGLGGFWGIVWFRKSFEFPSELQKSHFFFCLNLKAKEVNLYLNGIEIGHTINPDKVMFYGIPAKLLKSGKNVLSIRMYVTWGTANIGTSENDSYLVSSDKKIKIPLNNEWRSSGIIEPPVPQWQNYYNQLSVQYNARIAPLIPYAIRGVIWYQGENNAGKANQYRILFPLMIQDWRLRWNEGYMPFLFVQLPNYMERKAEPSEESWAEMREAQTLALNCPNTGMACTIDIGEANNIHPRNKSDVGHRLYLAACNIAYHGNNVSSGPVYDSMKIEGNKIRLKFSSCGSGLESKDNKLLKGFAIAGSDQKFYWGSAFIEGNEVVVSSLKVKLPVAVRYGWANNPDCNLNNREGLPAPPFRTDTWKLNNL
- a CDS encoding UvrD-helicase domain-containing protein codes for the protein MSQLKIYKASAGSGKTFRLTGEYLKLLFEKNGEYYSNNRFQHILAVTFTNKATAEMKRRIIEELSHLARGEKSPYLDDLISLTGETPAHIQKKANFILNSILHTYSRFSVGTIDSFFQKILRSFIRELGLPAGFDIELDSQKVLEESVDRLLFNLEENKQLKNWLTNFAEDKIEDGRSWNFRNDLLSLGKEVFTEDFQSLDNDTLSKLSNEDGQLLSRYVAMLQKVRHDFENDLQQTGSEGLKIIADAGLKIEDFKGGTRSFIKHFQYLKEKKKFEPTPTTIKSADDLEQWYKKDSPKKDIIIGAYHAGLGKKLIDAINYYREHNPFYVSALEILKFIHTLGILSDIDREMHSYCNDQNIFMLNEAAGLLRNIIDESDTPFLYEKTGSFYQHFMIDEFQDTSNIQWVDFKPLIANSLSDGHDNLVVGDVKQAIYRWRNGDWELLANQINDDFPPQQIISLPLSTNWRSRRNIVGFNNICFKYSASILEDQFQEHCNSSDNHKDDLVHFEGMIGKAYSDLEQQVPSRDNQNGGYVNITFLEDSKENSWEEEVLKRLPKLIEQLQDQGYNLKDIAILVRKKDEGQKVVNTLLEYKNSVDLQSKYRYDVVSNESLFLKSSSGVNLLVAVLRYFNTPDDYLNRAFLLNEYCSYIKVGDISDHSEIFNASERESILKQTLPAEFWAEELSLRHRSLFEQVERIIALFRLNEHTDELPFIQAFEDEVLNFVKRYSGNAHAFLEWWDENAGSKTVPVSENQDAIRILTIHKSKGLEFKVVIVPFCNWMIDNDPRKTNIIWCHPHAEPFDQIPVLPLKYSSKLAESIFYKDYFEEQMHAYIDNLNLMYVAFTRPEDMLFVFSKKPKEKDKAKEDKTDVDTTGSLLFESFGEISGSEGPDANILKWNGETGILEAGSFFSKPGTTNKSEEGQHSDILLTAYPSVEISGRLKLKLHSDSYFEWNGTQNTKINYGKLMHEVFQHIITTKDIDNTLKNMVFEGKLSVTESNGLKIKIDSLFTDPLVKSWFDGQWKVKTEADILLKNDGFDEQGPILWKEQKKMIRRPDRVLIKDKEAVVIDYKFGDLEKSSYLNQIRQYAAYLAQMGYSPVKAYIWYVNRNKVVAA
- a CDS encoding TIGR01212 family radical SAM protein (This family includes YhcC from E. coli K-12, an uncharacterized radical SAM protein.) produces the protein MKHPWQQNKRYNSYSEYLKQTFGEKIQKLAVNAGFTCPNRDGTVGRGGCSYCNNEAFNPSYCDPSKSVNQQIEEGKAFHLKRNRRASKYLAYFQAYSNTYAPLSRLKGIYDQAMSVPGIVGLVVGTRPDCVDAEKLDYFQRLAENKYVMIEYGIESGYDKTLQRINRGHSFAQSVKAIEETAKRGIKTGAHLIFGLPGETREEMLNEAALFSSLPLDIIKFHQLQIVKNTAMAIEYAQNPGMFNLFSLDDYLEFMVSFVEQLNPDIVIERIAGEVPPRFLAVHPWKGVVYDQILQRFELLLEEHNTWQGRLVQ
- a CDS encoding HAMP domain-containing methyl-accepting chemotaxis protein, whose amino-acid sequence is MNRLLIYSLIMVAMFPLCSWILKYFFKNSFCYRIVIVSVVNTILIAISALLAAEGVYQLYWAIPIWIALLCISCYSLLKTVKDPLEILVQKIEQLSNGDISVNFEVKQNDEIGRIGKALRNHIAKLDEVILNIHDTTESMVNASSDLSNNSQLMSQGASEQASSTEELSSSMEEMLSNIQQNTENSKRSEKIASSVVEELKLTSRAFEESLKSIKEISEKITIINDISFQTNILSLNAAVEAARAGEHGKGFAVVAGEVRKLAEHSKTAADEIQKLSSESINNTEHFTNLFNKIIPDIYETTKLVQEIATASAEQNAGSNQINNAIQQLNQVTQQNAASSEEMATHSEQMESQARQLEEMVSFFKLKKGNKPLAFSSPSKKMPKVSYENLVKKNKQTVDTTIFSKEREKYKDVNINLSKNDHLDKDYERF